atGATAATCTGAGGTGTTAGTGGCATTACGAGTTGCAATTTCATATCTTATCTtcctattttaataaaataatagttttatATTCTTATTGACAAgtatcatactattacaactccCACTAATATTATATGTCACATATCATGATacatgtcaacctattaattattcatttcaaattttaaatttctcactctaattacattaaattaataattgattatccattttaaattttaaattttgtcactttaattatattaaattaataaaattagattaaaaataaaataaaattaatacaaattataaggtgatataacttcacatatttatttaaatcaacgattataattttatataactaaaaaaatcttttaaataataatttatttaaaataattgattaatatttttgattttttaatatgaaagtttaagTAATTATATAATCGTGattttcacgggttataaactagttactAATATAATTGACATTTAACCAAAGTTGAAATGGTTATAATTTATAAACGAATAAACCAGTTTGGAAGTAaaattaagagtaaattacacgaatgatccttatggtttaggataatttatgcgtttggtccccaattaattttttaactcggaaggttcctactgtttattttttttatgcgtttggtctctgtcttacctaaaaaaatactgttttgtcattgattttttaatttatttaaataaacacaccccaacccaaCTCCCTCACCTTATCTTATCTACCcttatatttttcttatttagttaatagtttttttaggtaagataagaaccaaacgcgtaacaaaaacaaacaatatggaccaatcgcgtaacaaaaacaaacaataaggaccttccgagttaaaaaataagttagggaccaaacatgtaaattaccccaaaccatcggGACCATTCTgtgtaatttacttaaaaattaaTCAAAAGAATAAAGGAAAAAGTTAAGCGACCTCATTCATATGAcgaataattgttttttttttctaacaaataattttattattattattttaaaacaataatcattttttttaatgacACGGAGGAGAAAAGAGCAGCCCGCAGGCGCCAATTTGATTTTGCCCCCCAAACCAAAATTACGGAAAAGCTTTTTCAAGTTTTGGTTTTTCCGTAAACCCAAATGTAGACTCTCCCTTTCCCTCCTCCAATGTCCGAATCCCCAAAATTTCAATATCAAATTCATCCctccaaatccaaatccaaatctaAGTCGTATATATTAACTCTTCCAGTCAAGTTTCTCCTACTCTGGAAATCGAGAAGATGGAGGGAATGAACTCTTTATGCCAATACCATGATAATAAAGAGAACATTCCTCCATTTTTCTCCATCTCCAAAAACAAGCTTAGTGCCAAGATGAcgttgaagaagaagaacaaaAACAAGTACAGGAAACCACTTACCGACATTACTAATCTCATCGTCGACTCTTTTATCCAATCGCCGGCgacttcattttcttctcttcattTGCAGTCGCGTTCAATTTGTCGGTCAACAACCAGTAATCGCATTTCGATCGACAAAGGATGTTACAAATCGTTGAGATTTAACTTTAgatgattatttatttatattgataGTATTTTAGAAGGATTCATTGCTGATTTAGCTTAGAAGGAATAATAAAAATTAATCACTTGGTATTTATTGTTCAGTTtgaattctttatttttatagATATGATGATTGCATTAACAACACTAACCTAGTATTCTAACTTACAGTTCAAGTTATATCTATTTGGCTCGTTGTAGACAATAAAATTTCAACCATTTGCAAATTTGTTTGTTAGATATGATGATTGCATTAACAACACTAAATAAGTCTATTGCTTGACAACGCAAACATTCAGGACTTATAtatgttataaaaaaaaatattgcatACTTTCATTTCTGGTTATAGTTTTCAAGATTGAATTTTCTTGGGACTAAATGTAAAAGTATCAATATACTTtcatttagtttttttattttagtaatttactATAAACTCTTTGTATGCAACATTGTAAATCCAATTTTTTTCTTATCAAACATTGGAATTTGAAAAATCTACTgaattacatgttttttttttcttttttttctttcccttttAGTACATTAATTATATTTTGCAAAATCTCCCTGGTTATAGAAGTGAAAGCTTTGTGTTTTAACCCCTaacaaaacaaatatatatatatatatatatatatatatatatatatatatatatatatatatatatatatatatatatatatatatataagcaaatATATACAACAGCCATGAATTGGTTCTTCATTACAATACGTACTCAAGGTTTCAACATCTTGTGTTCAATTaatttgttatataataaaaaagcATACAAAAAAAACAGAAATTATTAACCACAACCCAAACAAAGAACCATATACTTGAGATGATATACATGTACATTTACAAATTACAAGGACCTACTTCATATGTTTTTCCAATGTACAACTACATACATACAATGAAGCCACTACTTATTACTCAAACAGCACGATAGAATCGAAGCATCTTCAATGGTGACACATTTTCCTGAAATAACCAACATTACATAATACATACAAGATTATTTATCAAATTGGAAGTATGTTTCTGTAATGGGTAAATAAGTAAAAGTATATTTCCTAGATTGacaaaaagagtaaaaaaaaaacgTTGCTATTTCATTGCAATTTGCCCTAATAAAATTAGGAAAACTACAAAAGCAAAAATGTGTAACCTGCATTGTTTCTTCAGACTGAGTAGGAAAATGAAACCCTGTTGAGCAATTTTGCAACATTTCAGGACATTTTCTATATTCTCTGTGTCCATCACTTGCTTTCATTTTATACCTGAACATCTGAAACAATGGACGGAATTTCTGTTGTTCAAAAaccattataatttttttttaatcccTTAAAGAAGCCACTTTTCAGGGTTACCaggttttgaaaaagaaaataatgTAGAATAACACACCATAGTTTGGAAGCTATATCAAGAAAATTAGAAATTTTACTAACCTCAGATAAGGAGACTGTTGGTTTCTCTAGCTCATCTCCATCAATGTCTATACCAGTCCCCTGGCATTCTGGACAAAATGCACAATAAATTTGCTTTCTTTCCTCCTTTTCAGCTTCAGTAATATTCACACCTTTCTTCCTTCTACCTCGCTTCTTTACTTTAGGAGCAACTACTAGTTGTTTTGTATAGACTTCATAATCACAGAAAAGTACCCAGTGAACGAGGCACGAAATGTGAAATACATGAAACGCCTGCATAGTTATACAGAAAAGCTTCATAATTATAATCACAGCCACATAAAGAGTGTGAAGAGAAGATATTGAAGTTTGAACATACCCCATTCAAGTTTCTACTGCTGCAAACAAGTCTACCAGTCTTCATGTTGAGAAGTGTAGCCACATCTTTACCAAGAAGAATCTTATGTTGACAGATATCACACACTCTTTCTGAAGCTACACGTCGATGCACTCTCAACTCTTTCCTCACACTTCGGCTAGGTATAATTCCCAATTTCAGCGAGTTATCATTGTACTTTACAAGTTTTCTTGAGCTAGAGTCACCAGAAGCTAAGTATTCTTCCCCTGAAGATTCACACTGATTGCTCAATGATTCACTCACATCTTCTGGATCAGAGAAtgacttcctcttctttcctctgTTCTCCTTGTTTACTTCTGAGGAAGGCAAAAACAGCATTTCATCTAGCACATTCCTTCTGCCCATGTCATAGTGAAATGAAAATGACAGAATGGCAAAGTCATGATGTGGGATTGTATCATCTTGATTAGGATGACAATTCCCAATCCATTCACACCAGATTCTACTGATACCCTTTCTAACTCCATCTTTTTGATAGTACCTAACACCAATTTTCCCAAGACCAATTGATCTAACTTCTAGATCAGTAACTCTATCTTTATGCAGAACCTGTGGTACAATCAAATGATACCCATTTTCATCAACATCCATTTTGTCTTCGTCTCCACTTGAACTTGGGCTTCCATTAGAGGCAACAATGGCAAGACTGTTGTTCTCATTACTCTCACTCAACAGCAAATTACTTCCTAAGTTAGGGTTTGAAGTTAGTGAGGGATTATTTTCATTACATGGAGTATGAAAGAAAAGCATCCCGTCGTTAAAAGGCCAAGGATTCTCTTTCAGCAAGGTAGACTTAGCAGCTTCATAGTTCTTCTTATGGAGATGCCCGCGAAGATGATCATGCAGAACTGAATCGTTATGGCATGGAGACAGACACAAAACGCAGAAGAATATAGGCTTCTTGTTATCTTCCCTAAGCTCCACATACGAGTGACCCTTTAATCTCACATTTCGCAATGTAGTTCTCGCCAACTGTTCTCTTAAACTGCTACAGCATTGACTCTTCGGGAACCCTAACGCACTACTACTTCCCGCCATTCAATTTACTTATCTAAAAGCTTAAACAGCAACGCCAACCAGAACTATCAAAACTTAGAAAGGAAAGAGCACATACGAAACCCTAGGATTCTATAATTCCACCATCAACACCAGATTTCAATTACGGCACTTCGTTTATCAGACAAACAAACACCGAAACTCCTAACGATTACTTACAACTAAGAAAGAGAAGAGTTTTTAGCAACATAAAGCGATAAAACCGATTAGGATATACGATCTTccaaatttaaaacataaaattgaCGAAAAATTCCAGAAGTCACTCCTGATGATTATCTGATTGTACTGTACTTAGAAGAAAACTACCCTAAATTTACAACATCGGGGCGTACTCTGTATAGAATTTTTCGGAAACCTTCGAGCTATTTGATCCATCGTTGTGAGAACTTCTTCTTGAACTCCACACAGAATTTCATGCGAACAAATCCTTTCAATTGACATCATCTCTGATCTTGTTTAGTGTGTGTCTTCCTTTGTGTTtatgtgtgagagagagaaaCAGAAGAAACTGAAAAGAATTGAATTCGTAACTGAAAACTGAGATTTTAGGGAAAGTCGATTCGAGTCGAGGAAACGGAGAAAGGATGTTTGACGGTGTTGTGCAATAGAAGTAAGGAAATATATTTTGGACCGATTTTAAAGACCTCGGAATTTGAACGTATCTAATCTTCGCCCTTGATGAGATTACGATGAGGTGGGGGTTGATAACTCATGAGTCATGAGGAAAACACATGACGAGTAGATGATGCGGACGTGTTTGACATGGAAAACGTACTAAAATAGTAAGAGATCAACCTTGAAAATATATGAAGCATTGATTCTATTGTTTCATAAGAAACATGCGTATGCATTCCATATATTTGGTGACACGCACAAAGATAGCAAACCAACAAATGAACAAATACACGTTGGACAACCTTGACTTGCAGAGTGCTTCCTTAGAGTTTATTCAAACCGatttaagatatattaatatctGGTTAAGTTTTGAGAATATAGGCGTTTTAGAATTGAGGCCCTAAGCTTTAGCTTGGAAAAAGAAAATATAAGAATGAGCCATCCCTACAACAAACGTACTTGCCTTTTATTTACATGAGTTTTGTCTTTCTGTGTTTTGTTTACATGCAAATTTTTTGCAAAAAGCTAACTTCTTCATCAACGGCCAATATGGGTCCTATAGAGTCGCCTTTCTTTACTTGTTTTCCTACATCTCTTGTGTATGAGATAAAGGAAGTGTAAGTGTTTACTGTAACACACTGATTTTTACCacgaaaaaattcatttttaaatagagaaaacatcCAATATTATAAAAACCGAGTCATAAAAATCTCTGGTGAATCAAATACAGTCGTCCTAAATCAGAGTATCAAAATGCGGAAAATCATAAAATCTGCAAGCCAAAGTGTACAATCAatatcatctgaagtacctgaaacacatttatcCATTAGGACATGCTATTGAGTTAAGATCTCTACTTCCAAGTCCTTAATGACAATGCCAAGGCATGGGTTCACTAAAAAACCCATGAAAAGCCAACTTTCCAACAAACCCCGAGGTCCAAAAGCTATCAATGCATTCAAAGGTTTTGGAGTTCACTTAAACTCCAAGAACAATAAGATTTGgggctaaaaactcat
The genomic region above belongs to Lactuca sativa cultivar Salinas chromosome 4, Lsat_Salinas_v11, whole genome shotgun sequence and contains:
- the LOC111899833 gene encoding uncharacterized protein LOC111899833, translated to MAGSSSALGFPKSQCCSSLREQLARTTLRNVRLKGHSYVELREDNKKPIFFCVLCLSPCHNDSVLHDHLRGHLHKKNYEAAKSTLLKENPWPFNDGMLFFHTPCNENNPSLTSNPNLGSNLLLSESNENNSLAIVASNGSPSSSGDEDKMDVDENGYHLIVPQVLHKDRVTDLEVRSIGLGKIGVRYYQKDGVRKGISRIWCEWIGNCHPNQDDTIPHHDFAILSFSFHYDMGRRNVLDEMLFLPSSEVNKENRGKKRKSFSDPEDVSESLSNQCESSGEEYLASGDSSSRKLVKYNDNSLKLGIIPSRSVRKELRVHRRVASERVCDICQHKILLGKDVATLLNMKTGRLVCSSRNLNGAFHVFHISCLVHWVLFCDYEVYTKQLVVAPKVKKRGRRKKGVNITEAEKEERKQIYCAFCPECQGTGIDIDGDELEKPTVSLSEMFRYKMKASDGHREYRKCPEMLQNCSTGFHFPTQSEETMQENVSPLKMLRFYRAV